From one Zhongshania sp. R06B22 genomic stretch:
- a CDS encoding PilN domain-containing protein, which translates to MATINLLPWREERRQLIKTQFLVVLGGSALLAVLLVVLAMSVVNSAISHQNGRNAYLNGQIKKINKEVAEIKNLEARRQQLLDRMTIIQDLQGTRPLIVRVFDEMVRTLPDGLFYTSVSRRGGRIDVQGIAESNNRVSSLMRKLDASPWFADPNLTAVSAASAYGEQASSFKLSYKISAPAPDDEK; encoded by the coding sequence ATGGCAACTATTAACCTATTGCCTTGGCGTGAAGAGCGCCGCCAGCTGATTAAGACTCAGTTTTTGGTAGTCTTAGGCGGGTCCGCATTGTTGGCCGTATTGTTGGTGGTGCTGGCTATGTCGGTCGTTAACAGTGCCATCAGTCATCAAAACGGTCGAAACGCCTATTTAAACGGGCAAATTAAGAAAATAAACAAAGAAGTGGCGGAAATTAAAAATCTTGAAGCGCGTCGCCAGCAGTTACTAGATCGAATGACCATTATTCAAGATCTCCAGGGTACCCGACCATTAATTGTTCGTGTCTTTGACGAGATGGTAAGAACCTTACCCGACGGCCTGTTTTATACCTCGGTAAGTCGCCGGGGCGGACGTATTGATGTTCAGGGGATTGCAGAGTCGAATAACCGCGTGTCCAGCTTGATGCGTAAGTTAGATGCTTCACCGTGGTTTGCTGATCCAAATCTGACGGCGGTAAGTGCCGCATCAGCTTATGGCGAGCAGGCGAGCAGTTTTAAACTGTCCTACAAAATCAGTGCGCCTGCGCCTGATGACGAGAAATAG
- a CDS encoding type IV pilus secretin PilQ, with the protein MNTRVQIQCESPCRQSGLGRQLLTGICLLLASVTAMAANLKDVQFNSLQGGSFEARLTFDGPAPEVKGYTIEKPARIALDLVGVGNMLKQKKFPLAYDNASSAVVLEGRDRTRVVLNLIKLASYQTRQEGNVLIVEVGSGGSQAYLKEKYNKPLTSTAPAVSAVNSITDLDFRRGENGEGRLVVQLANANANVNVFVEGAKIKVDFGGVSLPQNLQRRFDVGDFATPVKSIDARMGDKGAKLALEASGEYDYLAYQTDTEYVVSVKPLTKRELEDRRREFAFVGEKLSLNFQDIEVRSVLQLIADFTELNLVASDTVKGNITLRLQNVPWDQALELVLKTKGLDKRQVGNVLMVAPAAEIAERERQEIEAQRQVEELAPLQSEFIRVRYADAAELFKLFRPSRNRNGEEDENSTGSILSPRGKVIVDERTNSLLITETAERLEEFRRLIALIDVPVRQVQIEARIVRASSDFDRSLGVKWGGAYVKADGDKVYSANGDIASDQATQNNFLSALAAGSPTYTAVPGLVTDLGVSGAAGSFALGFISSDVLLNLELSALESKGRGEIVSQPRVVTGDKEPAIIKSGTEIPYPESSANGETTIAFKEAVLKLDVTPIITPDDRIIMDLTINQDTIGSLVIATGLGGQVPTIDTTELKTRVLVSNGETVVLGGVYDQLDISSETKVPFLGDIPFIGRLFKSTTVSREKQETLIFITPRILADSLVD; encoded by the coding sequence ATGAATACCCGAGTGCAAATACAGTGCGAAAGTCCTTGCCGTCAAAGCGGTCTGGGACGACAACTCCTTACCGGAATATGTTTGCTCTTGGCATCAGTGACTGCCATGGCCGCTAATTTAAAAGATGTGCAGTTTAATTCGCTGCAAGGTGGCAGTTTTGAGGCTCGATTAACGTTCGATGGCCCAGCGCCTGAGGTGAAAGGCTACACGATTGAAAAGCCCGCCCGGATTGCCCTAGATTTAGTGGGTGTGGGTAATATGCTCAAGCAGAAAAAATTTCCTCTGGCCTATGATAATGCCAGCAGCGCCGTAGTCTTAGAAGGTCGTGATCGCACGCGCGTGGTGCTAAATTTGATCAAACTGGCGTCATATCAAACGCGCCAAGAAGGGAATGTATTAATTGTTGAGGTAGGGAGTGGCGGCAGCCAAGCTTATCTTAAAGAGAAGTATAACAAACCTTTAACCTCCACTGCGCCGGCAGTAAGCGCCGTGAACAGTATTACAGATTTGGATTTTCGTCGGGGTGAAAATGGCGAGGGGCGTTTAGTCGTTCAGCTCGCAAATGCCAATGCGAATGTAAATGTGTTTGTTGAAGGGGCAAAAATCAAAGTTGATTTTGGTGGTGTTAGCTTGCCGCAGAATTTGCAGCGTCGTTTTGATGTTGGCGATTTTGCGACGCCGGTGAAAAGTATTGATGCGCGTATGGGTGACAAGGGCGCCAAATTGGCTTTGGAAGCCAGCGGTGAGTACGACTATTTAGCCTATCAGACTGATACTGAGTATGTTGTTAGTGTTAAGCCGCTAACGAAAAGAGAGTTGGAAGATCGTCGTCGTGAGTTTGCCTTTGTTGGTGAAAAACTGTCTTTGAATTTTCAGGATATTGAAGTTCGCTCGGTACTCCAACTTATAGCTGATTTTACCGAATTAAACTTAGTTGCCAGCGACACGGTGAAGGGCAATATCACCCTGCGTTTGCAAAATGTACCCTGGGATCAGGCTTTGGAGCTGGTATTAAAAACCAAGGGCTTGGATAAGCGTCAAGTTGGCAATGTATTAATGGTGGCGCCTGCCGCCGAAATAGCGGAGCGCGAGCGTCAGGAAATTGAAGCTCAGAGACAGGTGGAAGAGCTTGCGCCGCTGCAAAGTGAGTTTATTCGCGTTCGCTATGCTGACGCAGCAGAATTATTTAAGCTGTTTAGGCCAAGTAGAAACCGAAATGGTGAAGAAGACGAAAACTCGACCGGTAGTATTTTGTCGCCCCGAGGCAAGGTTATCGTCGATGAGCGCACAAATTCTTTATTGATCACCGAAACCGCCGAGCGGTTAGAAGAGTTTCGTCGCTTGATCGCGTTAATTGATGTGCCGGTCCGCCAGGTTCAAATAGAGGCGAGAATTGTGCGCGCCAGCTCTGACTTTGACCGTTCGCTCGGTGTGAAGTGGGGTGGTGCTTATGTTAAAGCTGATGGCGACAAAGTCTATTCTGCAAACGGTGATATCGCTAGCGATCAAGCCACTCAGAATAATTTCTTAAGCGCTTTGGCTGCGGGTTCGCCGACATATACCGCAGTACCAGGTTTAGTGACTGATTTGGGCGTATCGGGTGCTGCGGGTTCGTTTGCGCTTGGCTTCATTAGCTCGGATGTCCTTTTAAACTTAGAGTTATCTGCGCTAGAGTCTAAAGGTCGCGGTGAGATTGTATCGCAGCCGCGGGTTGTGACCGGCGATAAAGAGCCAGCCATTATCAAATCAGGTACTGAGATTCCGTATCCAGAGTCTTCTGCTAATGGCGAGACGACGATCGCCTTTAAAGAGGCTGTTCTAAAACTGGACGTCACGCCTATTATTACCCCCGACGATCGTATTATCATGGACTTAACGATTAACCAGGATACGATTGGCTCCTTAGTTATAGCCACTGGTTTGGGTGGGCAAGTACCGACTATCGACACCACCGAGCTTAAAACTCGGGTCTTGGTCAGCAACGGTGAGACCGTTGTATTAGGTGGTGTATATGACCAGTTGGATATCTCATCTGAGACCAAAGTCCCCTTCCTCGGTGATATTCCGTTTATAGGGCGTTTATTTAAGAGTACGACGGTGTCGCGTGAAAAACAGGAAACGCTGATATTTATTACTCCGCGTATTCTGGCCGACAGTTTGGTAGATTAA
- the aroK gene encoding shikimate kinase AroK has translation MMKSGAVFLVGPMGAGKSTIGRLLADTLRFDFSDVDREIEERSGVDIPWIFDMEGEEGFRDREESMLAELSDATQVVISTGGGAVLRSDSRKLMVAKGTVIYLKTSVDEQIRRTARDRKRPLLQTGDPGATLRNLMALREPLYEEIADYTVLTDNRTPKSVVQELCSQLGADDLSAQY, from the coding sequence ATGATGAAGTCTGGAGCGGTATTTTTGGTCGGCCCTATGGGTGCTGGAAAAAGTACAATAGGCCGTTTGCTCGCCGATACCCTGCGTTTTGATTTTAGCGATGTTGATCGTGAGATCGAAGAGCGCAGTGGCGTCGATATTCCGTGGATTTTTGATATGGAAGGCGAAGAGGGTTTTCGCGACCGTGAAGAATCCATGTTAGCTGAGTTAAGTGATGCCACTCAGGTTGTTATTTCAACTGGTGGTGGTGCGGTTTTGCGTAGTGATAGCCGAAAGCTTATGGTCGCTAAAGGCACGGTCATCTACCTAAAAACGTCTGTTGATGAGCAAATTAGGCGGACTGCGCGTGATCGCAAGCGGCCTTTGCTACAGACCGGCGACCCCGGTGCAACACTGCGTAATTTAATGGCTTTGCGCGAGCCATTATATGAGGAAATAGCAGATTATACGGTGCTGACCGACAACCGAACGCCCAAATCTGTCGTACAGGAACTATGTTCTCAGCTCGGCGCTGACGACCTGAGCGCGCAATATTGA
- a CDS encoding type 4a pilus biogenesis protein PilO, translating into MAVAAWQELVDELKSFDLSELNVDNIGAWPQLIRVGAWVGVFILCIVGGYFYVIADLRLKLDSAEAKELKLKGDFEKKAFKAAKLIPLKKQMAEMEESFGILLSQLPADTEVPGLLEDMTEKAVSNGLDISSIQLQSERVKEFYVELPIAIRVSGSYHDLAAFVSGIAGLPRIVTLHNYTINSDNKLSRQTMSITAKTYRYKDQGGGS; encoded by the coding sequence ATGGCCGTGGCAGCGTGGCAAGAGCTGGTAGACGAGCTAAAGAGCTTCGACCTTAGCGAACTCAATGTCGATAATATTGGTGCTTGGCCGCAGTTAATCCGGGTCGGCGCCTGGGTCGGTGTCTTCATTTTATGTATCGTTGGTGGGTATTTTTATGTCATCGCAGATTTGCGTCTAAAGCTAGACAGTGCTGAGGCCAAAGAGCTGAAGCTTAAAGGTGACTTTGAGAAAAAAGCGTTTAAAGCCGCTAAACTCATACCTCTGAAGAAGCAAATGGCCGAAATGGAGGAGTCCTTTGGTATTCTTTTAAGTCAGCTTCCCGCCGACACTGAAGTGCCAGGCCTGCTCGAGGACATGACTGAGAAAGCGGTGTCTAACGGTTTGGACATAAGTAGTATCCAGCTGCAGTCGGAGCGTGTGAAAGAGTTTTATGTGGAATTGCCGATTGCGATTAGAGTTAGTGGTAGTTACCACGATCTTGCCGCGTTTGTGAGTGGAATTGCCGGCTTGCCACGAATAGTTACGCTGCATAATTACACGATTAATTCTGATAACAAGTTAAGTCGACAAACTATGTCGATAACGGCCAAGACCTATCGATATAAAGATCAGGGGGGAGGCAGCTAA
- a CDS encoding pilus assembly protein PilP: MMNSRLALVVMTALLLVACSGGNQYADLDAFVAEKRASPSGQIAPIPALKAYRAFSYTASGLRAPFNRPVDVKEIARLESGGNIKPDLKREKEFLEQFSLDSITVVGTVRLDGLLWALVKDPDGGVHRVRKNNYLGRNFGKIIGVAENYLTVVEIVSTGGDGWVERPRSLELRVRK; this comes from the coding sequence ATGATGAACTCTCGTTTGGCCTTAGTCGTTATGACTGCATTGTTACTTGTTGCCTGTAGTGGCGGTAATCAATATGCCGATTTAGATGCTTTTGTTGCCGAGAAGCGTGCGTCGCCATCTGGACAAATTGCACCGATCCCTGCTTTAAAAGCCTATCGCGCCTTTAGCTATACGGCCTCCGGTTTGCGGGCACCGTTCAATCGGCCGGTAGATGTGAAAGAGATCGCTCGACTGGAGTCGGGTGGCAATATCAAGCCTGATTTAAAGCGCGAGAAAGAGTTCCTAGAGCAGTTCTCGCTGGACTCTATAACCGTGGTCGGAACCGTGCGCTTAGATGGTCTATTGTGGGCCTTAGTAAAAGATCCCGATGGTGGCGTTCACCGAGTGCGGAAGAATAACTATCTTGGCCGTAATTTCGGAAAAATCATTGGCGTTGCTGAAAATTACCTGACAGTGGTGGAAATTGTTTCTACCGGCGGGGATGGTTGGGTTGAGAGACCTCGCTCCCTTGAATTGAGAGTCCGTAAGTAA
- the aroB gene encoding 3-dehydroquinate synthase yields the protein MKNLELDLGERSYPIFIARDLLGKADLWCKYIAGRQVCIVTNDTIAPLYLEKLKAQLGDKEVCEVVLPDGEAYKTLATLEQIFDTLLEKNHNRTTTLIALGGGVVGDMCGFAAACYQRGVQFIQIPSTLLSMVDSSVGGKTGVNHPLGKNMIGAFHQPNCVLADLSLLDTLPDREFAAGMAEVIKYGLICDAPFFEWLEKNIAGLMSRDSDLLAEAVYRSCVNKAGVVAEDEREGGRRAILNLGHTFGHAIETAEGYGNWLHGEAVSAGMVLAMALSVELGWLSSDILVRGEKLLKIVGLPILPPENMDVDQFLQLMGRDKKVLDGRLRLVLLKGLGESVVSSEAKKETIAVVLRAAGVRP from the coding sequence ATGAAAAACCTCGAACTCGATTTGGGAGAGCGTAGCTATCCCATTTTTATAGCGCGTGATCTTCTCGGCAAGGCCGATCTGTGGTGTAAATATATTGCCGGCCGACAAGTGTGTATTGTAACGAACGACACTATCGCGCCGCTGTATCTGGAGAAATTGAAAGCTCAGCTTGGTGACAAAGAGGTTTGTGAGGTGGTTCTGCCTGATGGCGAGGCATACAAAACCTTGGCGACGCTTGAGCAAATTTTTGACACCTTGCTAGAGAAAAACCATAACCGGACTACAACCCTGATCGCACTGGGCGGCGGAGTGGTTGGTGATATGTGTGGTTTTGCTGCGGCGTGCTACCAGCGGGGCGTGCAATTTATTCAAATTCCAAGCACCTTATTGTCGATGGTCGATTCTTCCGTCGGCGGTAAAACAGGGGTTAATCACCCGCTTGGTAAAAATATGATTGGTGCATTTCATCAGCCTAATTGTGTGCTCGCCGATTTGAGCTTGCTAGACACCCTGCCGGATCGTGAGTTTGCAGCGGGTATGGCGGAAGTCATTAAATACGGCTTGATCTGTGATGCGCCATTCTTTGAGTGGTTGGAAAAAAACATTGCAGGCTTGATGAGCCGCGATAGCGATTTACTTGCCGAGGCCGTCTATCGGTCTTGCGTCAATAAAGCCGGCGTGGTCGCAGAGGACGAGCGGGAAGGCGGTCGCCGTGCTATTTTGAACCTTGGTCACACCTTCGGTCACGCCATTGAAACAGCTGAAGGCTACGGTAACTGGCTACATGGTGAAGCAGTTTCGGCGGGCATGGTGCTGGCGATGGCACTATCGGTTGAGCTGGGTTGGTTGAGCTCCGATATCTTAGTTCGCGGAGAAAAGCTGCTAAAAATCGTCGGCTTACCGATTTTGCCGCCAGAAAACATGGATGTGGATCAATTTTTGCAGCTAATGGGGCGTGATAAAAAGGTCTTGGATGGCCGATTACGTCTGGTGCTGTTAAAGGGCTTGGGAGAATCGGTGGTGAGCAGCGAGGCAAAGAAAGAGACCATTGCTGTCGTGCTGCGCGCTGCGGGTGTTCGCCCATAG
- a CDS encoding pilus assembly protein PilM has protein sequence MLDGLFGGRGSRSLLGIDISSSAVKLLELSRNGEKYRVESYAVMSLPAQSVVEKNIAEVEAVGEIVRAVHARSKSKLKRAAVAVPGSAVITKILHMPAGMHENALETQISLEADQYIPYPLDEVALDFEVLGELEDNPEEVEVMLVACRRDNVDTRVEALDIAGIEPKVVDVEAYAIERSYDLISQQIGADENTVVAIVDVGASMTSLTVIVAGETIYTRDQMFGGRQLTEEIQRRYGLTVEEAGLAKKQGGLSDDYDSEVLAPFREAVIQQVSRSLQFFYSASQYSSVDIILLAGGVAAMQGLAELVEERVEVSTVIANPFASMSVAPGVDAMKLTSDAPAMLIACGLALRSFD, from the coding sequence GTGCTAGATGGCTTGTTTGGCGGTCGCGGTTCCCGCAGTTTGCTAGGTATAGACATTAGTTCCAGTGCCGTAAAATTGCTGGAATTAAGCCGTAATGGCGAGAAATATCGTGTAGAAAGTTACGCGGTTATGTCTCTGCCAGCGCAATCTGTGGTGGAAAAAAATATTGCCGAGGTTGAGGCGGTCGGTGAAATTGTGAGAGCAGTTCACGCGCGCTCAAAGTCGAAATTGAAGCGGGCTGCCGTGGCAGTGCCCGGCTCCGCCGTTATTACTAAGATTCTTCACATGCCTGCGGGCATGCATGAAAACGCGCTGGAAACACAGATCTCCTTAGAGGCCGATCAATATATTCCATATCCCTTGGATGAGGTCGCGCTCGACTTCGAAGTACTAGGTGAGCTTGAAGACAACCCAGAAGAAGTCGAAGTGATGTTGGTTGCTTGTCGGCGCGACAATGTCGACACCCGCGTTGAAGCCTTAGACATTGCGGGGATTGAGCCCAAAGTCGTCGATGTAGAAGCCTATGCGATAGAGCGCAGTTATGACTTGATTTCGCAGCAGATTGGCGCAGACGAAAACACTGTAGTTGCCATAGTGGATGTGGGTGCCAGTATGACCTCGCTCACGGTCATTGTGGCAGGCGAAACAATATATACCCGCGATCAAATGTTTGGTGGCCGCCAGTTAACAGAAGAGATCCAGCGTCGCTACGGATTAACGGTGGAAGAAGCCGGTTTAGCTAAAAAGCAGGGCGGACTGTCCGATGACTACGATAGCGAAGTTTTAGCGCCTTTCCGAGAGGCAGTTATTCAACAGGTTTCACGCTCGCTGCAGTTTTTTTATTCAGCTAGTCAATATAGCAGTGTCGATATTATTTTACTCGCCGGCGGTGTGGCCGCAATGCAGGGGCTAGCAGAATTGGTGGAAGAGCGTGTCGAGGTTAGCACGGTTATAGCGAATCCATTTGCCTCCATGTCTGTCGCACCGGGGGTGGACGCGATGAAGCTGACTAGCGATGCACCGGCGATGTTAATTGCCTGTGGCTTGGCGCTTAGGAGTTTTGATTAA